AGTTACATTGATGAGTTATTTTGGCTCCTATAATGCTTACAAGAAAATTTACCTTCTAATTTCGAAATTGTAACATAATGCTTTtccatattttttaattacacaTTAAtatgtttttctattttattggTGACATAACCTATTAGTTTTTTATcctcaatttattttttgaagacAGAAGTTAGATAAGTTTAATATTGTGATACTAGTCATCTTATCTAGTTTCATCGGCattcaaattttattacaaaaatctaattaaattaatccGATATAATTTAAGTCCTATGAAAAAGATAGAAGTATTCTAAGAGgaatttctttttttctaaaattcaaattcaacatcCCTAGCTAAAATACATTGAACACATTGATCAGTCCCATGTGAACCATATCATTTCTAGTAAGGCACTTTGTGCAAGTGGAATAAGCGGACGATGCCCTTAGTGGTCAAGCACTCAAGCAGAAAATGGAAGGGTTTTCATTTTACTTGTTATATTAAATATCccctcatttttttttttaatggttTGATCCGCTCAAATTCAGTGAATGACTTTGTAGTTTGTCCAAGTTTTGAGACATTGACTCAAATCTCTCAATCCCTTTTTTTCTCCAATTTTGAAATTTCCACGACACAGTAAAATACTTCTGTCACTTATTAGTTAGAAAATTGTTATGCATACCTTCCTATGAGGTTCATATGTGTAGTATATAGTATCAGACTTGAATTATGTGAAGGTTAACGTGATCTTGAATTGTATCTTTTAGTATCAGAGACAATACTGGCAGGTTTAAAACAATGAAATATGCCAAGAAAGATGTATATACATACTTGATATCCCCGCATCCGCGTATGCAAAGATATAAAAGGCATTTTTCGAAACCAAAtaccaataaaaatacaatattaACGCAAGTCTGTACAGAATTCTTGCCAACTAATCCTTGAATAATTGCAGAGTAACACTACAAAATTATAAACACTGGCAAAATCAACCAGAGCTTTGTCTTGAGTTGCAATCAGTTAATGGCACCTTTGTTCATCTGTTCCCAAACAATAGTGAACCTTCTCACCTATCACCATAAAACAAGACAATAGCATCTCAGTGATCTCACGCAGCCTCCAACTCCTGGGTCTCTGGGGATTCCTTGAGAAAGTCAAGGCGAGTCTGCTTGGTTCGCTTGCAACGTGCTAGAGAAAGGAAAGGGTCAATGGGGTTCTCTTAGCTTAGTTTCAAAAGCGATTTCAATTCtctaaaaagaaaatttatgaAGTGATAAAGTAAAAGGGTACACACCCCTTGCATCAATACTTCCATTCCAAGTTCTCACCAAGTACTTTAATGTTGATTACTCTCAATTATCACTTTACAATCTCTTCACTTTATAGGATTCAAATCCTGAAATCCTGGGGGAAGAAAGGACTAAATAAGATGTTTCAATGTATACCTTCAGTTCTGTTTTGCTTGTTGGATGCAACCACAGAAGACTTCCACTTCTCATATTCACCCTTTTCCATTTGTTTGCGTCTCTTATAACTTGAAAGCTGGACGTACAAAAGATTTTATAATCAACTTCAGCAGCACAAAAGTGAAGACCTCAATAATCATAAGAAATTGGAATGGCTGACTTTGCAGCATAATGTTCAATCATTTATGATAAATGCAAAGGAAATGTATACCATCCTAACAACATATTGGGGAGTAAGGTTATAGAGGAAGAGAGATCAAAAGTCATAACACAGTGGCTTTGCATTTAACCGACCCATAATTATGAGATGACTTCAAATCATTATAAATACTATAATTGAATTGTAATTAGAAGCAGTTAACAATGACTCTACGCCATAAAGAGGGACCGCTACTGAATAGGCAGATGCTCATATAATTAAGATAGGAAAAGTATAGGGTACCAACATATTATCTGCcaacttctgccaactcttatttatatttgtctTTCATGAAAGTGTGTTTGTAAATgtgtctaataattaatatattttaaatacatatataaagagacacatccagaaaatatatctataaagacacttctattaaacacagtcataaaaaaaacatttttattagacacatccacGAACACACTTCCATgaaacacaattataaataaaagttgGCAGAAGTTGGCAGATATGCTGTTGGTAACGTAGCAGAACCGATTAAGATATTGTCACAGACCAATTTGAGAAAGCATATACACCGGAAAAATGTGAGATATCTAAGTGACCAATTTAGCTctttattagattttattattgaattaattCACCAGCCAGTCTGTTGAATACCATGGTTCTACAATTGGACTTTGGATTTACTTTTGGTAATGACTAATGATGGCTCAACTGTTGCATTAGGCAGTTACTAACTATAACTAAATCATACATTACAGCCATGCAATATTGGATACAAAGTAATGGACAGTGAGCTATGATAGATGTGTCCCATTGAACTTAGACTTAATGGAAGCATTTCTACAAGGATCAACCCATACATAATAGTGGTGAAGAATTTGCAATCTAGCTCTCTTTGAAACAAAATTAACTCGAAGAGAAATTATTTACTCATTGATAAATCCATATTTTATTGCAATTTTTAAGTTGAAAAGAGTAGAATTTATCAATTTAACTTGCACTTAATCCTTGTAAATGCATGCTTTTGTGAATTCTCTCCTAATTGAGTTTAATTGAGTAAACATGTTCTTAGGCCTTTAAATTTGTCAAATGAATTTCAATTCTCATTCCATTTGATACATTGATGTGTTTGTTCAAGttgtttaaggtttaggaggcactCAATTAAGCTCTAATGAGATTATTCATTATTACCTCTGGACCTTCATCAGACAAATAACCACCATCCTCAGGTTTCCTTTTGCTAGGTAAAACATCAAGCAGTTCTGCACAGAAAGGGAGAGAAGCAGCAAAGTAACTACTTATGCAATTTACTATTTGAAGAGAACTGAAGAAAAGTAAAAGCCGAACAAACTGTCTTCAATCAATCCGCTGCTCAAAATGATACAAGATCACCATAGATAAATGAGATGTACCTCGATTTGACTTCACTTCTCTCGGATCCTTCTTCTCTTTAGCAACCCCAAAAACATCATGACACAAGTCCTTCATGGTAGTAGAAACCTGCAGGAGCCATCAACATCAAAACTCAAACCATAATTAATGACATCGTACACAAAAGCTAATacacatattatatatataacactAATCATAGAAACATATAAGCACACATCACTTACATTAGAAAATTCAGATTCAGATGTACCACAAAGCTCAATCAGCCTAACCTTATCAACTTTAAGCtgcaaaacaaaagaaaaggacAAGAAGCAATAACAAATGTTAAACCAAATCTGTAAAATGCATGATATACTACGCTCTACATCACCACAGATCACTTGAAAGCTACCATGTGTTTCTTTGCACATAAATAAAAAGCAACGGCGGTAAACACAGGACGAGTAAAGTCAGCACTTGCACGACGAGACGCTGGCAATGAAGCAGTAAACCGGTCCTTGTAACTAAGGCAAAGAAGAAACAACTAGTCAACACAAACATGCACAAAGACTGAACCACAAGTAACAAAAACTGGTTTTCCATTTGCAAATTTAATCTAAGaagcattttctcaaacacctGTCAGGTGCTAGGAAAGCAAGGAACTTACAGCTTGAGCCCCTCCCGAACCAAAGGGATAATCCGAACGCATCCAAACTGAATTGCCAATTCCCTTACATCTAGCTTCATCCTATAATTACAAATTACTCAATTAGTGTTCACCCAAAAAGGGACAAAACCaaaggggaaaaagaaaaagagggaATTAGGATGGGAAAAAACGAACTTGACCCCAAGACCGTTGTGGAGTGAATTGTAGCATCGGATGTAAGCCTTTTCTGATAAGCCGCTGAGCCTCACCGCACAAGATCGATCGAACAGAACCCCGAGTCTGGTACACGCGCTCACACGTTATAAAAACCCATAAACCCACGAATCAGAATCAATCAaagtgaataaataaataaaaagaaggtACCTGGTAGCGGCGATTTCCAAGCAGATGAGAGCTTTGGCAACTTCTCCCtgcaaaaaaataattaaaattaaaattacagatttgatttttttaatggaCATTGAAATGGAATGGAGCTTACGACTCCGATGATGGAGGAATCAAAGAGAACATCGGAGAGGCGACGGAGCTCGGCGGCTTTGCGGACGACAAGTTTAGAGTCAGAGAGCGAAAGCTTCTTTGCTAACTCTGAAAGATCCATTGCTGTTTCAGTTGTGTGTATGTCGGAAAGGGAAATGTGAGGGAGAGGGGGCAAATGGTGATGCTGATGATGGGCACGAAGCAGAGGAGATGGTTTTGGTTTTGCCATATTTTTCTActctttattattattgttttctgtGAATCGGTCTTTTTTTCGAATCTATTCTGGCGCCCTCTGCTTGCCGAGAATCTGTTTTGGCGCCCTCCTCCATTTTTGCCTTTGCTTTCATTGgcggctttttttttttagctaaTACTTTGTCAGTTTGTTGCCAACTTGCCATATAAAGTTTGGTACCATTTAATTTCTCTGTTATATAtcggattttttttaaagaacGATTTTAGGAATTAATtggtttgtaaaaatattttctgtttttgttttttatttttattttttgaaaataatttttatttttaattttttgtattttagaTAACGTGattaatttgtaaaaaaagatttatttttaagtattaaaaataataaaaatatgattggttggttttattttcaaaatgtatttttaata
The genomic region above belongs to Arachis stenosperma cultivar V10309 chromosome 5, arast.V10309.gnm1.PFL2, whole genome shotgun sequence and contains:
- the LOC130982373 gene encoding origin of replication complex subunit 6, which gives rise to MAKPKPSPLLRAHHQHHHLPPLPHISLSDIHTTETAMDLSELAKKLSLSDSKLVVRKAAELRRLSDVLFDSSIIGVGEVAKALICLEIAATRLGVLFDRSCAVRLSGLSEKAYIRCYNSLHNGLGVKMKLDVRELAIQFGCVRIIPLVREGLKLYKDRFTASLPASRRASADFTRPVFTAVAFYLCAKKHMLKVDKVRLIELCGTSESEFSNVSTTMKDLCHDVFGVAKEKKDPREVKSNRELLDVLPSKRKPEDGGYLSDEGPELSSYKRRKQMEKGEYEKWKSSVVASNKQNRTEARCKRTKQTRLDFLKESPETQELEAA